The following coding sequences are from one Nicotiana tomentosiformis chromosome 3, ASM39032v3, whole genome shotgun sequence window:
- the LOC104102000 gene encoding enolase 1, chloroplastic: MALAPAQLSKPFFSTKPKSQGPLFSLPATQKIQSRPSTVRCSVAAAPSATVSKASSKVKSVKARQIIDSRGNPTVEVDLVTGDDLVYRSAVPSGASTGIYEALELRDGDKSVYGGKGVLNAVKNINEFLGPKLVGVDVRKQADVDAVMLEIDGTPNKSKLGANAILGVSLSVCRAGAGAKAVPLYKHIQEISGTKELVMPVPAFNVINGGSHAGNNLAMQEFMILPVGASTFTEALRMGSEVYHTLKGIIKAKYGQDACNVGDEGGFAPNVQDNREGLVLLMDAIEKAGYTGKIKIGMDVAASEFLTKDAKYDLNFKNQPNDGAHVLSAQSLCELYKEFVKEFPIVSIEDPFDQDDWSSWASLQSSVDIQLVGDDLLVTNPKRIAEAIQKKACNALLLKVNQIGTVTESIQAALDSKAAGWGVMVSHRSGETEDNFIADLSVGLASGQIKTGAPCRSERLAKYNQLLRIEEELGDVRYAGESFRSP, translated from the exons ATGGCCTTAGCTCCAGCTCAGCTCTCTAAGCCCTTTTTTTCCACCAAACCCAAATCACAAGGGCCGCTTTTTTCATTACCTGCGACCCAAAAGATTCAATCTCGGCCGTCCACTGTCCGCTGCTCCGTCGCCGCTGCTCCATCGGCCACTGTATCCAAGGCTTCCTCCAAGGTGAAATCTGTCAAGGCGAGGCAGATTATAGACAGCAGGGGCAATCCTACGGTCGAGGTTGATCTGGTCACTGGTGATGATCTTGTTTATCGATCGGCGGTGCCAAGTGGAGCTTCCACCGGGATCTACGAGGCTCTAGAGCTCAGAGATGGTGACAAGAGTGTGTATGGGGGTAAAGGAGTCCTCAATGCTGTTAAAAATATTAATGAATTCTTGGGCCCCAAACTTGTTGGTGTTGATGTTAG GAAACAGGCTGATGTTGATGCTGTTATGCTGGAGATTGATGGAACTCCTAATAAATCAAAACTTGGTGCTAATGCCATTCTTGGAGTCTCTCTCAGTGTGTGTAGAGCTGGTGCTGGAGCAAAAGCAGTACCCTTGTATAAACACATTCAAGAAATATCTGGAACCAAAGAACTTGTAATGCCAGTTCCAGCGTTCAATGTGATAAATGGAGGGAGCCATGCTGGTAACAATTTGGCTATGCAGGAATTTATGATTCTACCCGTTGGAGCATCAACATTTACTGAGGCGCTTCGTATGGGTAGTGAAG TCTACCACACTCTAAAGGGAATTATCAAAGCTAAGTATGGGCAAGATGCATGCAATGTTGGTGATGAAGGTGGATTTGCTCCAAATGTCCAGGATAACAGGGAAGGGCTAGTATTGCTTATGGATGCAATTGAGAAGGCCGGTTACACTGGCAAG ATTAAAATTGGCATGGACGTAGCAGCATCTGAGTTCTTGACAAAAGATGCGAAATATGATCTCAATTTCAAGAATCAACCAAATGATGGAGCTCATGTGCTTAGTGCTCAGAGCCTCTGTGAACTCTATAAGGAGTTTGTCAAAGAATTTCCTATTGTATCTATTGAAGATCCATTTGACCAAGATGATTGGAGCTCATGGGCATCACTACAATCTTCAGTTGATATTCAGCTTGTTGGTGATGATTTGCTGGTGACTAATCCAAAGAGAATTGCTGAAGCAATTCAGAAAAAGGCATGCAATGCATTGTTGTTGAAG GTTAACCAGATTGGTACAGTGACAGAATCCATTCAAGCAGCACTAGACTCCAAAGCTGCGGGCTGGGGTGTTATGGTCAGTCACCGAAGCGGTGAAACAGAGGATAATTTTATCGCAGATCTGTCTGTTGGTTTGGCCAGTGGACAG ATCAAGACGGGAGCACCCTGTCGGAGTGAGCGGCTGGCAAAATACAACCAG CTTCTGCGTATCGAAGAGGAACTTGGAGATGTTCGCTATGCTGGTGAATCTTTCAGATCTCCTTGA